The genomic segment GCCCGGCCAGCGCGGCCGGCCAGGTGAGCGGGCCGAGCAGGCCGCCGACGAGAGCGCCCCCGAACAGCAGGAGCAACAGGACGGTCAGCAGTCGTTCGGTCTGCTCGGCGAAATCGTGCAGCACCTGGTGGTAGTCGTGGGACCGTTCGGCCGCGCGGATGGCGCGGGCGGCGACGAAGACGGCCAGGAACCCGTACCCGCCGGCCACCTCGACCACCCCGTAGGCCAGGAAAGTGGCGGCCAGGGCCAGGAAACCCTCGGAGTGCCGGGCCAGGCGCAGAGCCTCGGCCTGAGGCCGGAAGAACAGCCAGCCCAGGACCTTACCGACGAGGATGCCGCCGACGACACCAGCCGCAATCTTGTAGATCAGGTCCTGCCAGGCCCACTCCCCCACCCAGCCCAGGCCGGTGGTTCCGGCCATGGCGATGGCGGCGTACACGAACGGGAACGCCAGTCCGTCGTTGAGCCCGGCCTCCGAGGTCAGCGCGAACCGGACCTCGTCCTCGGAGTCCTCCCTTTCGGTCGGCTCACCGACCTGCACGTCCGCCGCCAGCACCGGGTCGGTCGGGGCCAGCGCGGCGCCCAGCAGCAGCGCCGCCGCCGGGACCAGCCCGGCCCACCACCAGCCCAGCAGGGCGACCCCGGCGATCGTCACCGGCATGGCCACCGCCAGCAGCCGCCAGGTGGACGACCAGCCCCGCAGGCTGAGCGGGCGGTCGATCTTCAGACCGGCCCCCATCAGAGCAACGATCACGCCGAGTTCCGTCAGGTGCTCGGTCACCTTGGGGTGCGCCAGCGGGTCGGCCTCGGGCAGGCCGATCGGCAGGCCGAAGACCAGCATGCCCAGCCCGAGGAAAGCGATGGGCATGGACAGCGGCCGGCGTTCCAGCAGGCGCGGCAGGATGCCCGCGAGCAGCGCGCCGAACCCGATGACCGCGAAAACCACATCACCTGTCTGCACGGTCAGGCCTCCGCACGAGCCGGGGGACGGGCTGAAGCGGAACGAGAGGGGGGCACGGCAGCTCCGGGTCGCAGGCAGGGGGTGAAGCGCCGACCAGATTCCCCGGCACATCTGGCGTGACGTTTACCGCCGCACTCACCCGGCTAAACCACGGCGAGCTCATTCTCGGACCGGCCCGAGGTCGGGACCACAGCGAAACTCCGGTCCGGCCGGTAAGGTGGGACGTGGTGCGCCGGGAAGTCTGGTCGGCAGATGCTGACCCGACCCCGGAACCGGAGCCGTCCCGTGACTCAAGCACCTCGTCTGTTCAGCCGTGGATCGTGGGCCGAGGCCCGCCGCGTCGCTGACGTCTTGCGCAAGGAGACCATCGGCGGCGCCCTGTTGCTGCTGGGCACGGTGATCGCCCTGGTCTGGGCCAACTCGCCGTGGTCCGGCCGCTACGACGCCCTGGTGGCGTACGAGGTCGGCCCGGCCGCGCTGCACCTCGACCTGTCCCTGGGCACGTGGGCCGCTGACGGCCTGCTGGCCATCTTCTTCTTCGTCGCCGGGCTGGAACTCAAACGTGAGTTCGTCGCGGGTGACCTGCGGGACCCGCGGCGGGCGGCCGTCCCGGTCGCCGCGGCTGTCGGCGGCGTCGTCGTGCCGGCCCTCTGCTACGTCGTGCTTAACCTCGGCGGCGCGCTGAAGGGCTGGGCGATCCCCACCGCCACCGATATCGCCTTCGCCCTGGCCGTGCTGGCCGTCGTCGGCCGGTTCCTGCCCTCGGCGCTGCGGACCTTCCTGCTGACCCTGGCCGTGGTCGACGACCTGCTGGCCATTCTGATCATCGCGGTTTTCTACACCGCGCAGCTGTCGATCATTCCGCTGCTGGCCGCGCTCGCGCCCCTGGGCCTGTTCACCGTGCTGGTGCAGCGACGCGTGCGGTCGTGGTGGCTGCTGCTGCCCCTGGCCTTCACGGCCTGGGCTCTGGTGCACGCTTCCGGGGTGCACGCCACCGTCGCCGGGGTGCTGCTCGGCTTCGCCGTGCCCGTCCTGCGCCGCGACGGCGCCGAAGGCCACGGCCTGGCCGAGCACTTCGAGCACCGCTTCCGCCCGCTGTCCGCGGGGATCGCCGTCCCGATCTTCGCTTTCTTCGCGGCCGGAGTGACGGTCGGCGGGCTCGACGGGCTGCGTTCGGCGCTCACCGACCCGATCGCGCTGGGCATCATGGCCGGCCTGATCGTCGGCAAGCCCATCGGCATCGTGCTGGCCACCTGGCTGACGGCCCGCTTCACCCGCGCCCGGATCGACACCGGCCTGACCTGGGTCGACGTCACCGGTCTGGCCATGCTCGGCGGTATCGGATTCACCGTCTCGCTGCTCATCGGTGAACTCGCCTTCGGCACCGGCAGCGAGAGCGACGACCACGTCAAGGTCGCCGTGCTCCTCGGCTCGCTGGCCGCCGCCCTGCTGGCCACGGTCGTCCTGCGCATGCGCAACCGCACCTACCGGCAGCTGCATGCGGCCGAGCAAGTCGACCGCGACAACGACAACATTCCCGACGTCTACCAGCACTGATTCCGCTCACCCGACTTCGCTTCTCGTGCGCCCAGACGTGCGCGGGAACGGCGAAGTGGGGCATCTTGCGGCGGGATCGGGCTCTAGAGTGCCGTCATGGCAGAGGCAGGAGCGGACTGGCGAATAGTCGACGGCGTCATGACGGCCTGGTTCGACGCCCCGTCGCTGACTGCGGCGGCCGGGCTGGCCGGGCGAGTTGTGGAGCTGCCGGCCGAGATCGCGGTTGATCTGCGCTCGACGGGCGTACGGGTGCGCCTCGCATCGGATCAGCACGCCGGTGCGGTGTCGGCGGCCGCGCGCGACCTCGGGTTCCGCGCCGATCCGGCCGCGCTGCAGCAGGTGAGCGTCGTGGTCGAGGCCGCGGATGCGCCGGTCGTGCGACGGTTCTGGCAGGGCGTGCTCGGCTACGTGCCCGGTCCGGACGGTGGTCTGGTGGACCCGTTGCGGCGAGACCCCGCCGTACGGGTGAGGACGTTGCCCGAGCCGCGCCCGTTGCGCAATCGCATCCACCTCGACGTGGTGCGCCCGGCGGCAGTGGTCGAGCGGGTGGGCCTGGGCCCGGGATCAGGACCGTACGGGGTCTGTCAGCCCGACCCGGAAGGCAACGAGGTCGACCTGGTGCCGGGCGCGGCGCTCGACACGGCCGACTGGCAGGCGGTGTTCAGCACCATCGCGTGTTATCGCACCACCTCGCCGGCGCAGCAGCGGGAACTGGCCACCACCGCGGCGGCGCTGGCCGGCGACGCGGGCTTCCCGCTGCTGATCGACCTGCGGCCCGGGCTCGTGATCCTCGACAGCGGCAAGGATCAGTGGGAGGACGGCGCCTACCTCGACCTCGCGGGCCGCCTGCAGACGGCCGCACGCGAACTGGGGGCCACCGCGGATCCGGGGCTGCCGCACTTCGCCCAGCTCTTCCTGGACGCCGCCGACGTCGAGGCGGTTCGCGCGTTCTGGCTGACCGCGCTCGGCTACACCGGCGACCGGCGGGCCGGGGTGAGCGACATCCACGACCCGCGGCGGCTGAACCCGGTGCTGGTGTTCCAGCAGCTCGACACTGCGGACACGGCACGGCGGCGGCAGCGCAACCGCATCCACGTCGAGCTTGCTGTGCCGGCGGACCTCGTACGGGCACGCCTCGGCACGATGCTCGCGGCCGGGGGCCGGCTGCTCGAGGAATCGCCGGATCGCCTGCTGATAGCCGACCCCGAAGGCAACGAAGTGGTGATCGGTCGATGAGTGAGAGGTCCACGCGGCGCACCCGGCCACCGCACACCGTGATGGCGGCGTGTGTTCTCATCGGCATCGCCTGTGTGCTGTTCTTCGTGACGCTGGTCCGCGACGACGATCTCCAGGGGGCCGGCTATGTCATCGGATCGCTGCTGATCTGCTCCGCGGTCGGCTACTCGTTCGTCGTCAAGCTCCTGCAGCGGTCCCGGGGCATCGCGTGGCTCGTCATGGCGGTCGCCGCGGTGCAGGTGCTCGCCGCGCCGGCTGAATGGCAGTACCAGCACACGATTTCGGCCGACGGCGTGCTCCGGGCCCTGGTCGGTGGCACCATCGCCGTCCTGCTGGCCCTGCCGCCCTCCCGGGCCTGGTTCCGGCCGCGAACCACGGCCTCCTAACCCGTACGGGCGACGAGCGCGGTGAGCAGCGCGGCCGGGGTGCGGGGGTCGTCCAAGGTGACGGCGAAGGGGCGGCCGTCGGTCTGATGAACGACCAGGCCGGGGCCGCGGCGCAGCACCAGAGCGGCCCGCGCCGGGGTGACGCGGTAACCCCAGCCGCCCCACTCCAGCGGCTCGATCTCGGCCTCCTCGACCCCGGTGATCTCGGCCAGCCCGATGGTCTTGAGCGGCAGATTGAGCAGGCCGGCCGTCACGCGCAGGCCGCGCCGGTCGGCGGTGACCCGGATGCGGCCGAAGACGAGCACGCCCACCACCGGCACGGCGAGCACGGGCCAGATCGGGGCCTGCCCGACGGCCGCCACGACGGCGACCAGCAGCGCGGCCGCCGCCAACGAGGCCAGCAGCACCGGGGCCCGCAGGGTGACGCTGTACGCGGCACGCTCCGTGGGCGCCAGGTCGAGCGGGGCGACGGACGCGGGTGGCGGCTGCACCCCAGCCGGTGCGGGCCCCACCACCAGCGCAACGACGGCACCCCAGGCCAGTCCGGCCACGAAATACAGCAGGCGCCAGCCCAGCCGCGGATCGGCCGGGCTGTCCAGGGTGGCGGTGGCCGTGGCGACCCAGACGCCCGCGGCACCGCCGGCCAGCGCCCCGGCCGCGCCCAGCAGGTAGCGCAGACCAGCCGCGCCGCCCCCGGAGCGCAGGGCGGCCACGACGCCGGCCAGGCCGGCCACCACGCCGGTGACCAGCATCGCCGTCCAGAAGACGCCCGTCGAGCTGAATCCGTCGGCCGGGCCGGTGCCGCTCCAATGCGTGGCCATCCGGTCGGGCAGCCGGTCGGACCAGGCCGCCCAGGTGACCGCGGTGACCGCGGCCGGAAGCCACATTCCGATGATCGCGGCCATTGTCCTCGGTCGATTCATGGCTGTGCCTCCTTCACTATCGCGAGCATTTCCGCGTCGGCCAGGCCCTGCCGGCGGGCCTCGCCCACGAATTGGCGGGCCAGCTCGACGAGCCGCAGGCGGGCCGCGTCGGCGTCGCCGCGGATCACCGCGCCCCGGCCGCGCCGCAGCTCGATCAGGTCCTCGTCGCGCAGCTTCGCGTAGGCCCGCAGCACGGTGTGCAGGTTGACGTCGAGCACGTCGGCCAGCTCACGGGCGGCCGGCAGCCGCTCCCCCGGTGTCAGGTCGCCCCGCAGGATGCCCCCACGAACCTGCGCAGCAATCTGATCGGCCAGCGGCTCGGCCGCCGCCACGTCCACCCGGAACAACATGTTTGCATTCTACTATAACAAACACTCGCTGACCTAGTGGGTGACGTGGGCGGCCGGGCGGCACGGATTGGGCGGGTGGCGCCGTGCGGCCGTCGCGGCCTGGAGGCGCCGCGCGAGCGACGCGGGCGGAGCGAGCAGCGCGGGGCCGGCGAGCAGCGCGGGGCCGGCGAGCAGCGCGGGGCCGGCGAGCAGCGCGGGGCCGGCGAGCAGCGCGGGGCCGGCGAGCAGCGCGGGGCCGGCGAGCAGCGCGGGGCCGGCGAGCAGCGCGGGGCCGGCGAGCAGCGCGGGGCCGGTAGCGGCGGGGCGCCGGTGGCGGCGGGGCACGGACGAGTAGCGCGGCGCGAGCGACGCGGGCGAGGGAGCAGCGCGGGGCCGGCGAGCACCGCGGGGCCGGTGGCGGCGGGGCGCCGGTGGCGGCGGGGCACGGACGAGTAGCGCGGCGCGAGCGACGCGGGCGAGGGAGCAGCGCGGGGCCGGCGAGCACCGCGGGGCCGTCAGCGGCGGGGCGCCGGTGGCAGCGGGGCACGGACGAGTAGCGCGGCGCGGCTCGGGCGGGCTGGCGCCGCGCGGCCATAGCGGGCGGGAGGCGCGGCACCGACGAGGGGCACGACACCGACGAGGGGCACGGCTCGGACAAGGGGCATGGCGCGTTAGCGGGCGAGCGCGGTGGGCTAGCGGCGCGGGCGGGAGGCGCGACACGGGCAGCGCGGCGCGAAGGAACGCCGGCGGAAGGCGCGGCGGTTGAAACGGCACGAGGCCGCTATAACAACCACTCGCCGACCGGAGGGTGGTGTGGGCGGCCGGGGTGGCGCCGTGCGGCCGGCGCAAGGCGCGGGGCGGACGAGCGGCGCGATGGTGCAGCGCTGGCGAGCGACGCGATCGAGTGGCGCAGCGCGGTTGCACAGCACGGACGGTTGGCGCGGCGCGGGGCGCGTGAGCGGCGCGGGGCGCGTGAGCGGCGCGGGGCGCGTGAGCGGCGCGGGGCGGGCGGCGCGACACGGGCGGGGCGGCGCGGGCTCAATCAGGGCGGGGCGCGGCCCGACACGGGCGCGGCCCGACACGGGCGGGACGCGGGCGCGCGGCGCGACACGGGCGGGGCGGCGCGGGCGGCGCGGACGGGGTGGCGCGGACGGGGCGGCGCGGGCGGCGCGGCGCGGGCGGCGCGGCGCGGGCGGCGCGGCGCGGGCGGTGCGGCGGTGGAAACGGCACGACGCCGCTGTCGCCCGGCACCCACGAAGCCGGGCGGCAGCGGCACCGGCCGCCTCAGGTGCCGGCCAGCGAACCGCCGATTCCGCCGACACTGAAGTACTTGTTGAGCGTGGCGAAGACGATGACCGGGGGCAGCATCATCACGACGGCCAGCGCCATGACCGAGCCCCAGTCGGTGCCGTTCTGCTGGAAGAACGTCTGGACGCCGATCGGCAGGGTGAATCGCTCCTGGGAGCGCAGGAAGACGATGGCCACCAGGTAGTCGTTCCAGGACACCAGGAACGTGAAGATCGCGGTGGACAGCAGCCCGGGCAGCGAGTTGCGCAGCACGATCCGGGTGAAGCCGGTGAACAGGGACGCCCCGTCGATCCAGGCCGCTTCCTCGAGCGTCACCGGGATCGAGTCGATGTAGGCCGCCATCATCCAGATCGCCACCGACATCGAGGCGCCGACGTAGACGATGCCCAGCCCGACCAGGTTGTCGACCAGGCCGACCCGGGCGAACAGGATGAACAACGGGATCACGGCGGTGATCACCGGCAGCGACTGCACGATGAACAGCAGCAGCGAGTACGTGGAGACCGAGCGGCTGCGGCCGCGGGACAGGACGTACCCGGCCGGTGCGGCCACCGCGACCGAGACGGCCACCGTCGCCAGGGTGACCCCCAGGCTGTTGCCCAGCCAGGTCAGGGTCGGGATGTCGGTGAAGATGTGCGTGAAGTTGGCCAGGCCGAAGGCGGCGTCGCTGCCCGAGGCCACGCCGGGGCGCAGCGACAGGATCAGCACCGCCGCCACCGGCACGAGCACGATGCCGGTGATGAGCAGGATGGCCGCGAAACGCCACCACCGGCCACGGTCGGTCGTCATACGTGCGCCTTTCTGATCTGCCGGTACAGGGCCACCGAGACCACGACCAGGGTCGCGGTCATCAGGAAGGCGATGGCCACGCCCGGCCCGACCTGGAAGTTCTGGAACACCGTGCGGTAGGAGAGCACGACCAGCGAGGTGGTGGCGTCGACCGGTCCACCCCCGGTGAGCAGGAAGATCGTCGGGAAGTCGTTCACGCAGAAGATCGTCATGAGGATCCACGAGATGTAGGTGGATCGGCTGATCATCGGCAGTGTGATGTGGACGAACTGCTGCCGTTTGGTGGCGCCGTCGACGTCGGCCGCCTCGTACACGGTGTGGTCGACCCCGGCCAGGGCCGCGCTGATCAGCATCATCATGAACGGGACGCTGATCCACACCTTGAACACACAGACGGTGATCTTGGCCAGGGTCGGGTCGGCCAGGAACAGCGGCGTGCCCAGGCCCAGGGCCTGCGCGAGGCTCGGCAGCGGGCTCTGCGGGGTGGCGACCAGCCAGTTCCATGCCGTGGAGGACACCACGACCGGCACCACCCACGGCAGGAGCAGCAGCGTCTTGAAGACCGTACGGCCGGGGATGCGCGTGCGCAGCAGCAGGGCCAGCCCCAGGCCGCCCAGCCAGCTGCCGAACACCCCGACGACGGTGAAGATCAGCGTGAACTGCACCGAGCGCCAGAAGGCGGGGCTGGTCAGCGTGGCCCGATAGTTGTCCCAGCCCACGTAGTCGCCCGCGTTGATCAGCGAGCCGTCGCGGACCGACTGCAGCGCGGCGTAGACCAGCGGGTACGCGTTGATCAGCAGCAGGAGGACCACCGAGGGCGCCACCAGCCAGAGCAGGGTCCGCCGGGCTCGGCGCGGTTTGCCCGTACGGGCGGTCCCGACCTCGGGACGAGTGGCGGTGACTGTCACTT from the Paractinoplanes abujensis genome contains:
- a CDS encoding GntR family transcriptional regulator, translating into MLFRVDVAAAEPLADQIAAQVRGGILRGDLTPGERLPAARELADVLDVNLHTVLRAYAKLRDEDLIELRRGRGAVIRGDADAARLRLVELARQFVGEARRQGLADAEMLAIVKEAQP
- a CDS encoding carbohydrate ABC transporter permease; translation: MTTDRGRWWRFAAILLITGIVLVPVAAVLILSLRPGVASGSDAAFGLANFTHIFTDIPTLTWLGNSLGVTLATVAVSVAVAAPAGYVLSRGRSRSVSTYSLLLFIVQSLPVITAVIPLFILFARVGLVDNLVGLGIVYVGASMSVAIWMMAAYIDSIPVTLEEAAWIDGASLFTGFTRIVLRNSLPGLLSTAIFTFLVSWNDYLVAIVFLRSQERFTLPIGVQTFFQQNGTDWGSVMALAVVMMLPPVIVFATLNKYFSVGGIGGSLAGT
- a CDS encoding DUF1648 domain-containing protein, whose product is MNRPRTMAAIIGMWLPAAVTAVTWAAWSDRLPDRMATHWSGTGPADGFSSTGVFWTAMLVTGVVAGLAGVVAALRSGGGAAGLRYLLGAAGALAGGAAGVWVATATATLDSPADPRLGWRLLYFVAGLAWGAVVALVVGPAPAGVQPPPASVAPLDLAPTERAAYSVTLRAPVLLASLAAAALLVAVVAAVGQAPIWPVLAVPVVGVLVFGRIRVTADRRGLRVTAGLLNLPLKTIGLAEITGVEEAEIEPLEWGGWGYRVTPARAALVLRRGPGLVVHQTDGRPFAVTLDDPRTPAALLTALVARTG
- a CDS encoding cation:proton antiporter, translating into MQTGDVVFAVIGFGALLAGILPRLLERRPLSMPIAFLGLGMLVFGLPIGLPEADPLAHPKVTEHLTELGVIVALMGAGLKIDRPLSLRGWSSTWRLLAVAMPVTIAGVALLGWWWAGLVPAAALLLGAALAPTDPVLAADVQVGEPTEREDSEDEVRFALTSEAGLNDGLAFPFVYAAIAMAGTTGLGWVGEWAWQDLIYKIAAGVVGGILVGKVLGWLFFRPQAEALRLARHSEGFLALAATFLAYGVVEVAGGYGFLAVFVAARAIRAAERSHDYHQVLHDFAEQTERLLTVLLLLLFGGALVGGLLGPLTWPAALAGLCLIFVIRPLSGFLSLRGAPGHTAEHWVIASFGIRGIGSFYYLSYALTHAAFPGADLIWATIGFVVVVSVVIHGIAVTPVMQLLDRANERTGQGGGPPETEVPSSSTR
- a CDS encoding VOC family protein, encoding MAEAGADWRIVDGVMTAWFDAPSLTAAAGLAGRVVELPAEIAVDLRSTGVRVRLASDQHAGAVSAAARDLGFRADPAALQQVSVVVEAADAPVVRRFWQGVLGYVPGPDGGLVDPLRRDPAVRVRTLPEPRPLRNRIHLDVVRPAAVVERVGLGPGSGPYGVCQPDPEGNEVDLVPGAALDTADWQAVFSTIACYRTTSPAQQRELATTAAALAGDAGFPLLIDLRPGLVILDSGKDQWEDGAYLDLAGRLQTAARELGATADPGLPHFAQLFLDAADVEAVRAFWLTALGYTGDRRAGVSDIHDPRRLNPVLVFQQLDTADTARRRQRNRIHVELAVPADLVRARLGTMLAAGGRLLEESPDRLLIADPEGNEVVIGR
- the nhaA gene encoding Na+/H+ antiporter NhaA codes for the protein MLTRPRNRSRPVTQAPRLFSRGSWAEARRVADVLRKETIGGALLLLGTVIALVWANSPWSGRYDALVAYEVGPAALHLDLSLGTWAADGLLAIFFFVAGLELKREFVAGDLRDPRRAAVPVAAAVGGVVVPALCYVVLNLGGALKGWAIPTATDIAFALAVLAVVGRFLPSALRTFLLTLAVVDDLLAILIIAVFYTAQLSIIPLLAALAPLGLFTVLVQRRVRSWWLLLPLAFTAWALVHASGVHATVAGVLLGFAVPVLRRDGAEGHGLAEHFEHRFRPLSAGIAVPIFAFFAAGVTVGGLDGLRSALTDPIALGIMAGLIVGKPIGIVLATWLTARFTRARIDTGLTWVDVTGLAMLGGIGFTVSLLIGELAFGTGSESDDHVKVAVLLGSLAAALLATVVLRMRNRTYRQLHAAEQVDRDNDNIPDVYQH
- a CDS encoding carbohydrate ABC transporter permease produces the protein MTVTATRPEVGTARTGKPRRARRTLLWLVAPSVVLLLLINAYPLVYAALQSVRDGSLINAGDYVGWDNYRATLTSPAFWRSVQFTLIFTVVGVFGSWLGGLGLALLLRTRIPGRTVFKTLLLLPWVVPVVVSSTAWNWLVATPQSPLPSLAQALGLGTPLFLADPTLAKITVCVFKVWISVPFMMMLISAALAGVDHTVYEAADVDGATKRQQFVHITLPMISRSTYISWILMTIFCVNDFPTIFLLTGGGPVDATTSLVVLSYRTVFQNFQVGPGVAIAFLMTATLVVVSVALYRQIRKAHV